The proteins below are encoded in one region of Gammaproteobacteria bacterium:
- a CDS encoding SRPBCC family protein, giving the protein MDMIRNAVCFAARLVVLTILLGTNVSAGELADLQISETDGIYRVKMDMLVDAPADQVYRVLTDFRHIYRLNRAITESEMLPSDIPGITRVRTLIEDCILLHCVKISRVEEIREGAPGHLYVTTDPHSSDFKSGNTHWRIESAGKRTRVIYESSMEPDFFLPPVVGRLIMKRGLREGIVESFTNLERIARLDAEGAARSQTAYNTPSN; this is encoded by the coding sequence ATGGATATGATCCGAAACGCTGTTTGCTTCGCCGCCAGACTCGTCGTCCTGACAATCCTGCTAGGCACCAACGTGAGCGCGGGGGAACTCGCCGATCTGCAGATCAGCGAAACCGACGGAATTTATCGGGTCAAGATGGACATGCTCGTCGACGCACCCGCCGATCAGGTCTATCGAGTTCTGACCGATTTCCGGCACATCTATCGGCTCAATCGTGCGATCACCGAAAGCGAGATGCTGCCCTCGGACATACCTGGCATCACGAGGGTACGCACCCTGATCGAGGACTGCATCCTGCTGCACTGCGTCAAGATATCGCGGGTCGAGGAGATTCGCGAGGGAGCACCGGGACACCTGTACGTGACCACGGACCCGCACTCGAGCGACTTCAAGTCCGGCAATACGCACTGGCGAATCGAGTCGGCGGGAAAGCGCACGAGGGTCATATACGAATCCAGCATGGAACCTGATTTCTTTCTCCCCCCCGTGGTGGGTCGCCTGATCATGAAGCGGGGCCTGCGCGAGGGGATCGTCGAGAGCTTCACCAACCTAGAGCGTATCGCCAGGCTCGATGCGGAAGGGGCCGCGCGATCGCAGACGGCTTACAACACGCCTTCGAACTAA
- a CDS encoding tetratricopeptide repeat protein → MMMAWRSLVALPFALCLVTGDAYAARCLESSGTEAITACRSELRDSPRSASLRIALADALMAGRRYQEAVEVLSIGVDLAPGNAQFKEQLKLAESFVKEQKWIQRQSGQYEETSQSNAQFRRNVIRCTRLKGESALSACEQALGEKPEDTRLLAARGDALFDVGRYGEAVFSYRQALNLEPGDASVTEQLSRAEAQRRKAVGDCRALERSDGLEACSVALLEGAGDEFTVRVRQGELLLDEGREDEALQAYRAAQKLEPRNAQVQQAIETLTTPVASAKPAKPRSKAHRPAVEAKVEPMIEDKPEQVVPPPPPPLVEIPTPDSGTGSAPASTSVETQASPEIVESHPSPEPESVEIAAAPTTADTLPVTESDRATEQGPALTEIRTHTPRYSNAPVAPGITY, encoded by the coding sequence TCTGGTTACGGGGGATGCCTACGCTGCGCGCTGTCTCGAATCGAGCGGAACGGAGGCAATTACCGCTTGTCGCAGTGAACTTCGTGACTCGCCCAGGAGTGCATCCTTGCGCATCGCCCTTGCCGATGCCCTCATGGCGGGCCGGCGTTACCAAGAGGCGGTCGAGGTTCTTTCCATCGGTGTGGACCTCGCGCCCGGGAACGCGCAATTCAAGGAGCAACTCAAACTGGCCGAAAGCTTTGTCAAGGAACAGAAATGGATCCAGCGGCAGAGCGGGCAGTACGAGGAGACGAGTCAATCGAACGCGCAGTTTCGCCGGAATGTCATCCGATGTACTCGACTCAAGGGAGAATCCGCACTTTCGGCCTGCGAACAGGCGTTGGGGGAAAAGCCGGAGGACACCCGGTTGCTTGCTGCGAGGGGTGATGCGCTGTTCGATGTCGGGCGGTACGGCGAGGCCGTCTTCAGCTACCGGCAGGCGTTGAACCTCGAGCCGGGCGACGCGTCGGTCACCGAACAGTTGAGTCGCGCCGAGGCGCAACGCCGGAAAGCCGTGGGTGATTGCAGGGCGCTGGAGCGTAGCGATGGGCTGGAAGCATGCAGCGTGGCCCTGCTCGAGGGAGCCGGCGACGAGTTCACTGTCCGGGTTCGCCAGGGGGAGCTGTTGCTGGACGAGGGGCGCGAGGACGAGGCCCTTCAGGCTTACCGCGCCGCGCAGAAATTGGAGCCGCGGAATGCGCAGGTACAACAGGCGATCGAAACCCTGACGACGCCGGTGGCCTCGGCGAAACCGGCGAAGCCGCGGTCCAAGGCTCACAGGCCGGCCGTGGAAGCCAAGGTCGAACCCATGATCGAGGACAAACCCGAACAGGTGGTTCCACCGCCTCCACCCCCACTGGTGGAGATCCCGACCCCCGACAGCGGGACCGGATCTGCACCGGCATCGACTTCCGTTGAGACGCAGGCGTCACCGGAAATCGTTGAGTCGCACCCATCACCGGAACCGGAGTCGGTAGAGATTGCGGCAGCTCCGACCACTGCTGATACTCTGCCGGTGACTGAGTCGGACCGGGCGACGGAACAGGGCCCGGCATTGACCGAGATCCGGACTCACACCCCGCGCTACAGCAACGCGCCTGTCGCTCCCGGGATCACATACTGA